One window from the genome of Desulforhopalus sp. encodes:
- a CDS encoding DUF4390 domain-containing protein: MIFLTFWLFCLSAAQPASAADAKRKAAFKEVTATSSTTHLLAFGTLDYDFTPEMVAILRSGIALKFSFFIELYKTKENWPDEQIASLVFQHIMTYDPLKENYRITLEEENNKTLSFKTLEEAQKALNELNGTKVVALQQLIPDNSYKLKLRAELYQKTLPLSLHNVVPFLSWSEVATDWYFLKFAY, encoded by the coding sequence GTGATTTTTCTCACATTCTGGCTCTTTTGTCTAAGCGCTGCCCAACCTGCTTCGGCGGCCGATGCAAAAAGGAAGGCTGCTTTCAAGGAAGTAACGGCCACCTCTTCCACAACACATCTTTTAGCCTTCGGCACCCTTGATTACGACTTCACGCCGGAAATGGTGGCCATACTGCGTAGCGGCATAGCCCTCAAATTCTCATTTTTTATCGAACTGTACAAAACCAAGGAAAACTGGCCGGACGAACAGATTGCCTCCCTCGTATTTCAACACATAATGACCTATGACCCCTTGAAGGAAAATTACCGGATCACCCTCGAAGAGGAAAACAACAAAACCCTTTCTTTTAAAACCCTGGAGGAGGCACAAAAGGCCCTCAACGAGCTTAACGGCACCAAGGTCGTCGCACTGCAGCAGCTCATCCCCGACAATAGCTACAAACTGAAACTTCGCGCCGAACTGTATCAAAAGACCTTGCCGCTTAGTCTCCACAATGTCGTGCCCTTTCTTTCGTGGTCGGAAGTGGCGACGGACTGGTATTTCCTTAAATTTGCCTACTGA
- a CDS encoding dinitrogenase iron-molybdenum cofactor biosynthesis protein: MQVAIPTNSPGGLEAQRSDHFGHCDIFTVVEFDEQKNVKNVKTIANGGHEAGGCLVPVQLLHAAGVQAIIVGGMGGRPLRGFAEVGITVYFADRGSMQTVSDVVDGFVGNSLPVMHADQACQGSGNCQH, from the coding sequence ATGCAGGTAGCAATTCCAACTAATAGTCCAGGGGGCCTTGAGGCGCAACGTTCAGACCATTTTGGCCACTGTGACATCTTTACCGTCGTCGAGTTTGACGAGCAAAAAAATGTCAAAAATGTAAAGACCATAGCCAACGGTGGACATGAGGCTGGCGGGTGTTTAGTGCCGGTGCAACTTCTGCACGCCGCAGGAGTTCAGGCAATAATCGTCGGTGGCATGGGGGGACGACCCCTGCGTGGCTTTGCCGAGGTAGGGATCACCGTCTATTTTGCCGATCGTGGAAGCATGCAGACCGTCAGTGATGTGGTTGACGGTTTTGTAGGCAACAGCCTGCCCGTAATGCATGCCGATCAGGCCTGTCAAGGGTCGGGGAACTGTCAGCACTGA
- a CDS encoding DUF134 domain-containing protein — MSPRPKKERKCQGQFCGKAFKPTGTPLVSLRQISLHNDELEALRLCDKEGMTQEEAGKSMGVSRGTIQRIITAARQKVAEALTGGHALVFVDQIETPETE, encoded by the coding sequence ATGTCGCCAAGACCTAAAAAAGAGAGGAAATGCCAAGGCCAGTTTTGTGGTAAGGCCTTTAAGCCCACCGGAACCCCGCTTGTCTCCCTCAGGCAGATTTCCCTCCACAATGACGAGCTCGAGGCCTTGCGGCTTTGCGATAAAGAGGGGATGACCCAGGAAGAGGCAGGGAAAAGCATGGGGGTGTCCCGCGGCACTATCCAGCGGATTATCACCGCCGCCAGGCAGAAGGTCGCCGAGGCCTTGACCGGCGGTCACGCCCTGGTATTTGTAGACCAGATAGAGACACCTGAAACAGAGTAG